The following proteins come from a genomic window of Prionailurus viverrinus isolate Anna chromosome D1, UM_Priviv_1.0, whole genome shotgun sequence:
- the LOC125146560 gene encoding olfactory receptor 5T1-like, which translates to MAGLTLDLDLYTIKLKNVTEFTTFILTGFTDDFEVQIFLFLLFLAIYLFTLVGNLGLVILVIGDSRLHNPMYYFLSVLSFLDACYSSVVTPKILVNFLAENKTISYVGCAAQMLLFVTFGTTECFLLAAMAYDRYVAIYNPLLYSVSMSPRVYVPLIVASYVGGILHASVHTVATFSLSFCASNEIRHVFCDIPPLLAISCSDTHTNQLLLSYLVGSIELVTILTVLISYGFILLAILKIHSAAGRWKVFSTCGSHLTGVSIYHGTILFTYVRPSSSYALDHDMIVSTFYTIVIPMLNPIIYSLRNKDVKEAMKNLFGKNWYINKVYFSH; encoded by the coding sequence atggcAGGGTTGACATTGGATTTAGACTTATACACAATTAAGTTGAAAAATGTAACTGAGTTCACTACGTTTATATTGACGGGTTTCACAGATGATTTTGAGGTGCAAATCTTCCTCTTTTTACTATTTCTAGCAATCTACCTTTTTACTCTGGTAGGAAATTTGGGGCTAGTTATATTAGTCATTGGAGATTCTCGGCTACACAACCCCATGTACTACTTTCTGAGCGTATTGTCTTTCCTGGATGCCTGTTATTCTTCAGTTGTCACCCCAAAAATATTGGTCAATTTCCTCGCAGAGAATAAAACCATTTCCTATGTTGGATGTGCAGCGCAGATGCTTCTCTTTGTTACCTTTGGGACCACAGAATGCTTTCTCTTGGCTGCAATGGCATATGACCGCTATGTCGCCATCTACAACCCTCTCCTGTACTCAGTGAGCATGTCACCCAGAGTCTATGTGCCACTCATCGTTGCTTCCTACGTGGGTGGCATTTTGCATGCTTCCGTACACACAGTGGCCACATTCAGCCTGTCCTTCTGCGCATCCAATGAAATTAGACATGTCTTTTGTGACATCCCTCCTCTCCTCGCCATTTCTTGTTCTGACACTCACACAAACCAGCTCCTGCTCTCCTACCTTGTGGGCTCCATTGAGCTCGTCACTATCCTGACAGTTCTGATCTCCTATGGTTTCATTTTGTTGGCCATTCTGAAGATTCATTCTGCTGCAGGGAGATGGAAAGTCTTTTCTACATGTGGCTCTCACCTAACTGGAGTGTCAATATATCATGGAACCATCCTCTTCACGTACGTGAGACCAAGTTCCAGCTATGCTCTGGACCATGACATGATAGTCTCAACATTTTACACGATTGTGATTCCCATGCTGAATCCCATCATCTACAGTTTAAggaacaaagatgtaaaagaagCGATGAAAAATCTGTTCGGTAAAAATTGGTATATCAATAAAGTCTACTTTTCACATTGA